The proteins below are encoded in one region of Oncorhynchus tshawytscha isolate Ot180627B linkage group LG04, Otsh_v2.0, whole genome shotgun sequence:
- the LOC112240611 gene encoding probable glutathione peroxidase 8, protein MPNTEQTSSKARWLLTSLCARPASQTQPKQRFTNSFPRPKLSLSPSKMEALEVLGGYPTKPSNPRSRMVRVLLSMTVVMGCLLTLHSFLKITKSRKPQDFYSFEVKDAKGRSVSLERYRGKASLVVNVASHSEHTENNFRSLQELHRELGTSHFNVLAFPCGQFGETEMGTSRDIEANAKNTHGVTFPIFSKIKIMGSEAEPAFKFITDSVKKIPKWNFWKFLVNPEGQVVRYWKAEEPVESVRQEATAMVREIILKKRAEL, encoded by the exons ATGCCTAACACAGAACAGACCTCCTCCAAAGCCCGTTGGCTCCTCACTTCGCTATGCGCCCGTCCAGCCAGCCAGACTCAACCTAAGCAGCGGTTCACTAACTCCTTCCCCCGCCCCAAGCTCTCATTGTCCCCCTCCAAGATGGAGGCGCTGGAGGTTTTGGGGGGCTACCCGACCAAGCCCTCGAACCCTCGATCACGAATGGTCAGGGTTCTACTGAGTATGACTGTTGTTATGGGATGTTTATTAACGCTACATAGTTTTCTCAAAATCACTAAGTCGCGGAAGCCGCAAGATTTCTACTCTTTTGAGGTGAAGGACGCCAAAGGGAGAAGCGTTTCTCTGGAGAGATACAGAGGCAAA GCGTCTCTGGTTGTCAACGTGGCGAGCCACAGCGAACACACAGAGAATAACTTTCGCTCTCTGCAAGAGCTGCACCGGGAACTGGGGACGTCCCATTTCAACGTGCTGGCTTTTCCCTGCGGCCAGTTCGGGGAGACCGAGATGGGGACCAGCCGGGACATCGAGGCCAACGCCAAGAACACCCATGGCGTCACCTTCCCTATCTTCAGTAAGATCAAAATCATGGGATCGGAGGCGGAACCAGCTTTTAAATTCATAACAG ATTCTGTAAAAAAGATTCCGAAGTGGAACTTCTGGAAGTTCCTGGTGAACCCTGAGGGCCAGGTGGTGAGGTACTGGAAGGCAGAGGAGCCCGTCGAGAGTGTTCGTCAGGAGGCCACGGCCATGGTGCGCGAGATCATTCTGAAGAAAAGGGCAGAACTCTAA